From the Solibacillus sp. FSL R5-0449 genome, one window contains:
- a CDS encoding Na(+)/H(+) antiporter subunit F1, translating to MIDLILKAALVLFMVAIGLSLFRVIKGPSLPDRAIALDTIGVNLISAIAIVSIVLKTKAFLEAILILGILAFIGTIAFSKYIERGVIVERKSAD from the coding sequence ATGATCGATTTAATTCTAAAGGCGGCACTTGTTCTATTTATGGTGGCAATCGGACTTTCCCTATTTCGTGTAATAAAAGGGCCGTCACTGCCTGACCGCGCAATCGCTCTTGATACGATTGGTGTTAATTTAATTTCTGCGATCGCCATCGTGTCGATTGTTTTAAAAACAAAGGCATTTCTGGAAGCCATTTTAATACTGGGGATTTTAGCATTTATCGGGACAATTGCATTCTCAAAATATATAGAAAGAGGTGTCATTGTTGAGCGTAAATCAGCTGATTGA
- a CDS encoding Na+/H+ antiporter subunit G, with the protein MSVNQLIELMAAFLILFGAIVSVISAFGMIRLPDVYTRSHAATKSATLSVLLCLFGGFIYFWIHDGYVSIRLILGIIFVFITAPVSGHLVCRAAYRSRVPLAEGSGDDALNEILFGEENLQVKEEVEATLKKIK; encoded by the coding sequence TTGAGCGTAAATCAGCTGATTGAATTAATGGCGGCATTTCTTATCTTGTTTGGTGCAATTGTGAGTGTCATTAGCGCATTCGGCATGATTCGTTTACCAGATGTGTACACACGCTCACACGCAGCAACGAAAAGTGCGACTCTTTCTGTATTGCTTTGCTTGTTCGGCGGGTTCATTTACTTTTGGATCCATGATGGCTATGTGAGCATTCGTCTCATTTTAGGAATTATCTTCGTATTTATTACGGCACCTGTTTCTGGGCATTTAGTATGTCGCGCAGCATATCGTTCGCGCGTACCACTGGCGGAAGGTTCTGGGGACGATGCATTGAATGAAATTCTATTCGGCGAAGAGAATTTACAAGTAAAAGAAGAAGTGGAAGCCACATTGAAGAAAATTAAATAA
- a CDS encoding GntR family transcriptional regulator, producing the protein MIFNTQSTMPIYMQVAEWLENEILADRLLPEGKVYSQYQLAEIFNINPATAGKGLTILVEKEILYKKRGLGMFVMGDAKHRILTTRRSDTLTKMAKEIVEEAKRLGVMDEDLIELIKHIQKEG; encoded by the coding sequence TTGATTTTTAACACACAGAGTACAATGCCAATTTATATGCAAGTAGCGGAATGGCTCGAAAATGAGATATTGGCGGACCGGCTGCTTCCGGAAGGAAAAGTTTATTCCCAGTATCAGCTTGCTGAAATTTTTAATATTAATCCGGCAACCGCAGGGAAAGGTCTGACGATTTTAGTAGAAAAAGAAATTTTATATAAAAAGAGAGGGCTTGGTATGTTCGTGATGGGGGATGCAAAACATCGGATTTTAACAACGAGACGAAGTGATACATTGACGAAGATGGCAAAGGAAATTGTAGAAGAAGCAAAACGTTTAGGGGTAATGGATGAAGATTTAATTGAGCTGATCAAGCATATTCAAAAGGAGGGGTGA
- a CDS encoding ABC transporter ATP-binding protein, which yields MIVCERVEKRYGRKTILTQVSFEITEPKIIGLIGRNGVGKSTLLKILAGHVKTSGGIIEVVEKRPFQNLTVAANTIFIEDAMTFPSVMNLQEILESGKRFYKNFATELAFELLKFSRISEKNHHHHLSKGQKAVFNLIYGIASRCAITLLDEPMNGMDETIRDDMYRVILKDFMAYPRIMIISSHYLNEMEHLIEDILLLHEGQVELFAPVEEVQQLAVKLVGQKENVQPALKEYELLATYENGPIYEAIVKNSELPLPDGVRMQSLSASDVCKALTTSKGGSVDDIYRNSKSNA from the coding sequence ATGATTGTTTGCGAACGAGTGGAAAAGCGGTACGGCAGAAAGACAATATTGACACAGGTATCTTTTGAAATTACAGAACCAAAGATTATTGGGCTCATTGGACGAAATGGTGTCGGCAAGTCGACATTGCTGAAAATATTGGCAGGGCATGTAAAAACATCGGGTGGAATCATTGAAGTCGTTGAAAAAAGACCATTTCAAAATTTAACGGTCGCTGCGAATACCATTTTTATCGAGGATGCGATGACTTTTCCGTCAGTGATGAACTTACAGGAAATTCTTGAATCGGGGAAAAGGTTTTATAAAAATTTTGCAACAGAATTAGCATTTGAACTATTGAAGTTTAGCAGGATATCCGAAAAAAATCACCACCATCACTTATCCAAAGGTCAAAAAGCCGTATTCAATTTGATTTACGGTATTGCCAGCCGCTGTGCGATTACATTGCTGGATGAGCCGATGAATGGCATGGATGAGACAATCCGTGATGATATGTACCGCGTTATTTTAAAGGACTTCATGGCATATCCGCGCATAATGATTATTTCCAGTCATTATTTAAATGAAATGGAGCATTTAATCGAAGACATTTTGCTGTTGCATGAAGGGCAAGTCGAATTATTCGCTCCAGTCGAAGAGGTGCAGCAGCTAGCGGTCAAGCTAGTAGGGCAAAAGGAGAATGTGCAGCCGGCACTAAAAGAATATGAACTACTTGCGACATATGAAAACGGTCCAATTTATGAAGCGATTGTGAAAAACAGTGAATTGCCATTACCTGATGGCGTAAGGATGCAAAGTTTATCGGCTAGTGATGTATGCAAAGCGTTGACGACATCGAAAGGGGGTTCCGTTGATGACATCTATCGTAACAGTAAGTCCAATGCGTAA
- a CDS encoding silver transporter: MTSIVTVSPMRNIYEQVKWKCKAYSSLFSTVLIVYIFMGLLSGGMSGSLGTGTSFVNYEERFYSLDGFFIYTIILMLILGWMLASKQLARQNYSIVTTNLTEVASTGIFLIILCIFTLAAAISTLIISVFINLLSTGEQNIYYDSTISFTAIIGFIVCTLLAASIGYFLHAMFDFSKIAFIILAAGIFLLIRRYTYDIWQFVFGDGAMQIIGRSTVYVIVIWLLIALIRQKREVTRT, translated from the coding sequence ATGACATCTATCGTAACAGTAAGTCCAATGCGTAATATTTATGAGCAGGTAAAATGGAAATGTAAGGCGTACAGCTCGCTGTTCAGTACGGTGCTGATTGTTTATATTTTTATGGGGTTACTTTCGGGCGGTATGAGCGGTTCGTTAGGAACAGGAACTAGTTTTGTAAATTATGAAGAGCGCTTTTATTCATTGGACGGATTTTTTATTTATACGATTATACTCATGCTGATTTTAGGTTGGATGCTTGCTTCAAAGCAGCTTGCCCGGCAAAATTATTCGATTGTCACGACAAATTTAACGGAAGTTGCTTCAACAGGAATATTCCTTATCATTTTATGTATTTTTACACTTGCGGCTGCAATTAGCACATTAATTATTTCAGTTTTTATTAATCTGTTGAGTACGGGAGAACAGAATATATATTACGACTCCACTATTTCATTTACTGCTATCATCGGTTTTATTGTTTGTACATTACTTGCCGCATCGATCGGCTATTTTTTGCACGCCATGTTTGATTTCTCAAAGATCGCTTTTATCATACTCGCTGCCGGTATCTTCTTATTAATTCGTCGATATACGTATGATATATGGCAATTTGTTTTTGGTGATGGAGCGATGCAGATTATCGGACGAAGTACTGTTTATGTCATCGTTATTTGGCTTCTGATTGCGTTGATCCGACAGAAAAGAGAGGTGACACGCACATGA
- a CDS encoding glucose-6-phosphate isomerase — protein MIVTNVLVSKVQIWKPKRTLWFTVIYFSCGILALVYLLFVSGNVEKIASDKVLQQQLEETEQLEKDLKKRQFESLKEEHLKFSKTFEATAENIEVIRKQTGHHLPVFISWTESNDNKIEVSYYETPLYLNRVYISPYVTAPKIWWNENKLYIEETETKFTAKSMRLSMELLSSSEYESYNHPLNELIGKRILHLNVPKQFNIIDKDGWY, from the coding sequence ATGATAGTTACAAACGTGTTAGTTTCAAAGGTGCAAATCTGGAAGCCGAAAAGAACACTTTGGTTTACGGTAATTTACTTTAGTTGTGGAATATTGGCACTTGTCTATTTGCTGTTTGTATCGGGCAATGTGGAAAAGATTGCTTCTGATAAAGTTTTACAGCAGCAACTGGAGGAAACTGAACAGCTGGAGAAGGATTTAAAAAAACGTCAGTTTGAAAGTCTGAAGGAAGAGCATCTAAAATTTTCCAAAACATTTGAAGCAACGGCAGAAAACATTGAGGTTATTCGCAAACAAACGGGCCATCACTTACCGGTCTTTATTTCCTGGACCGAATCAAATGACAATAAAATAGAGGTTTCTTATTACGAGACACCGCTGTATTTGAATCGTGTTTATATTTCGCCGTATGTTACAGCTCCAAAGATTTGGTGGAATGAAAACAAGCTATACATTGAGGAGACCGAAACGAAATTTACGGCAAAATCAATGCGTTTGTCTATGGAACTATTAAGCTCTTCTGAGTATGAAAGCTATAATCATCCACTCAACGAATTAATTGGTAAACGGATTTTACACTTGAATGTTCCGAAACAGTTCAATATTATTGATAAAGATGGGTGGTATTAG